The following nucleotide sequence is from Bacteroidota bacterium.
TTACTATCGAAGAAAAAAAGTAATTGGTAAAGCACCACCTATCATTCGAAGCTCACCCATTGGTTGTGTCCCCAGACCAACCAATGGACGCAACCATGAGGCGGAGGAATGAAAGTGATTTTTCGAAGTGAGTTACAGGGTTGATTCCTTGGTATTACTATCGAAGAAAAAAAGTATTTGGTAAAGCACCACACATCATTCGAAGCTCACCCATTGGTTGTGTCCCCAGACCAACCAATAGGGTTGTGTCCTCAGACTAATCAAGGGTGTTGTGCACCAGACCAACCTATACGTATTTTTAGTTTTATTTCATATCTTTGGTAAACCCATGCAACGATTATTTTTTATACTTCTACTTTTACCAATTTCCTGTTACGCACAGGTAACTTGGTTGCCGGATTCCTCTTTCAACGGTGATGGCATTTACAGCTTTAAAACAGGCAAGGAAGGGCACGCAATCTCACTCCAAAGCGATAACAAAATTTTAATTGCCGGTAATGATGACAGTTGTTATTTGGTCCGATTACATACCAATGGTTCTGTCGATTCCAGTTTCGGAAATAATGGTTATGCAAGGTGGGCACGTTATAGTAATGACAAACATGTACTCACTGAAATGACTTTACAACAGGATGGAAAAATTATAATAATCGGGTACACAGACACCTATGATTTGTTTATTGCCAGATTTAATGAAAACGGAGAATTGGATTCATCATTTAACGGAGGCTACAGAATTATATCTTCACTGGACGAAGAAGACTATTTACCTTTTGATGTTGTGGTTTTACCCGACAACAAAATTCTCGTAACCGGATTATTATATTATGGAGGTTTTTTGGGTCATATACTGATTTACTCTTGATAAGACTGAATCCGGATGGTAGTTTTGATAATACACTTTCAACCGACGGGCAATTGAGCTTGAATTTGAGTTCAGAACATAATATTCCACGAGCAATGGAAATTCAATCTGATGGTAAAATAGTGATTGGCGGATATTATATGGATGGAGCTTTTCCGGAGGAGACTGATATTTATATGGAATTAATCAGATTAAATACTGACATGACATTGGATAACAGTTTTAGTGGTGATGGTGTATATAAAACCAAAATAAACGGAACAAATTGCAGGGTAATGGATCTCCAGATTACAACCTCCGGTAAAATAGTATGTGCAGGTTATGCAGTAAGTAATGAAGAAGAAGTTGGTTATTTATTACAATTAAACAGCAATGGAACAAATGATGAAACATTTGGTGATAATGGTGTGTGGCTTGCTTCTGATTCGGCTTCCTCCAATTTCCGCAAATTGGCCATTCAAGATAATAAAATTTATGTCACTGGTGAGCTCATGAATGTATACAACAATAGTAGTATACTATTAATGTGCTTTAATCAGGAAGGGGTTCCTGACAATACATTTGGTGTGAATGGACTGATGATATTAGATAATTCAAACAAGGATGATGTAGGATTTGATCTTATAATTGATCCTGAAAACCATATTGTGATTTGTGGTGGGTTTGCGGTTGGTTCTAATATTGGGGAAATGATCGCCCTTCGGGTAATTCATGGTAACATTAAACCCGATATTATCAATATAGAAAATCCGCCAATCTTTGTATTTCCAAATCCTGTTTCGAATTTAATTAATTTAGAAATTTCTTTGCCATTAAATACCACCATTAATGTTGATTTAACTGATATAACCGGTAAAGTTTGTAATAATTTATTACAATCTGCACATTATGATAGAGGAATTTATACGATAGCCCTTGAAATCCCAGAAAGTATAAGTCCGGGAAATTATTTTATACATGTTACATCTGAAGATTATCATTATGCCACAATGATTTTTATTAAATAAATATCCTATCCATGAAATATTTTTTTATAATACTTTTAACATTTTTGTTCAAAAAAAATACTTCCTGCCAGCTGGTGATTGGTGTTGATAGTAGTTTGCACGGTCAATTTTCAAATTTATGTATAACTGACTTTAATGGTGATGGTTTTAAAGATGTTGCCGGAGCGAATTATACCGGCGATCTGGCTATGTATGAATACTATGGTGATTCCTCAGAAAATCTACCGTTTATTTTTAATTCTATTAATACAATTTCAAAATTACGATCGGCAGACATGGATAATGATGGAGATATGGATTTCGTAATATCAGGGCTATATGATAAATACATTAGATGGATTGAAAATGTAGATGGTGGTACATCATTTTATGAGCTTAGCATCGGTTCTTGGGTTGGAACAGGGCCAAAATCACTTGTAGTTTCCGACATTAATAATGACGGCAGCATGGATATTATATCCAATATGGGTACTACAAATTTACTTATCTATAAAAATTCCGGAGCAACAGATCCCACTTTTACAGAGGAATTAATTGATATTGGCGCATCAGATCCTATACTAATTAATGTGACAGATATCGAAAATGATGGAGACCAAGACATCCTTTATTATGATGATACTAATAATAAAATTATTTTGCGAGTAAATAGCGGAGATGGTGATTTTACAATGGCAGGTATACCACTATTAATAGCTACATATGTAACAGCTTTAAAATTTGATGATTTTGATCTGGATAATGATCAGGATATGCTGGTGGGTTATGATAACTTTGTTTCAGCTGAAATTGAATTGTATGAAAATATAGCCGGGGTTTTTACACTAAAAACCAGTTGGGCAATTCCACACGATATCAGCGGCTTAACTACGGCGCATTTTAATACAGACAGCCTTCCTGATATTTTGGCAGTTTATAATAATTTTACATTATCTAATGACGAAATATCTTTTAATGAATCCGCAGTATTTATTAATGATGGCAACCTTTTATTTGAACCGTCATTAACCCCTCTGGATGGTGTAATTTCATCTCCTTACAATGATGGGATACTTTCGTTGGCAATATCAGACATGGATCTTAACGGGACCGATGATATCGTGTTTGCGGATGAATATTTATTGCTAACTGCTTACAGTAGTGATACTTCAGATGTTCTATTTTCAAGTTATCATGAAGCATTTAAACCACGGGCCCCCACGCAGAGTTTATTTACAATTACAAATGCAGATAGCTCTGGCATTGTCCCTATCATAATTGATGACAAACTCGATATCTATAGTTATAATATAAGTGGTGATATTGCAGTATATAAACAAGCAATTGAATCCACAGGAATTAATTTTGACAATGGCAACCGTGCATATTCCACCATTGTATTTGATATGGATAACGATGGTTTTAAAGACGATCTGTTTACATCCGGCGGTCAGATGTACGAAGGATCTGAAGGTGAATTTCAATGGCAGGTTTATCGCAATCTCACAAAACCTTTGGTGCAGAAATATGCAATCAAAACTTCATATAGTTGTCGGAACGTATTTGCACAGGATATAAACGGAGATGGATATCAAGATATCGTGGGTTCAAATGGTCAATTATTTTTTACCGGATACGATTATGAAGGTTTTGAAATTTATGAAGAATTTGATGCTTATTTCTGGTTAAAAAACATTTCCGGTACCGGTGTATTTACTTATGAAGCATTACCAGGAGATTATTTTCTAGATGAAGGTTATCCTATAGCAACTGATGTTGACTTAGATGGCGACCCTGACATTCTTGTATATAACCAAACTGATGATAATGTATATTGTTATTATAATGTTGATGGATTAGGCGAATTTTTTCCACGAAGTCCAATATTAAATATTTATAATGGCCAATATTTGCATCCGTTTGATGTTGATGGTGATGGAATTGAAGATTTAGTGATAAATACGTCCGGTGATCTGATAAAATATATAAAACACCTTGGCCCAAATGAATATGCAGCCCCCCAAACAATTTGTTACAATGCCAAAGTAAGAAAACCTGAACGTCTTACTTTCGAAGATGTTAACAGCGATGGATTTAAAGACCTACTTACCGGAAACGAAACCACGCAAATTTATTTAAATATGGACGGCTTTGGTTTTTATCCATACCCTTATGTTTTACCATTTAATTATGTAAACAGAAAAATTACCGATATTAATCAGAATGGCATTATAGAAATAGCCGGTATTTATTCCACTAATTATGCATATGCACAAGAATTAGGTGAAATTCCGGTTTACCCAATCAATTATTTTACAAATACAGATAAAGTTTTAGATGAAGCTCAATTATTATCAGATACCATTTTTATTAAATTATCGGCAATTCCTGATGACACTTTAATTATGACCGTAACTGTAATTTCAGTATCAGGTCTGGAATCTGAAGTAATGTTAAACGATGGAGTTACAGATATAATTGAAATATTTTTATTGCCAGACAGCTCAGCATTAGATTATCAATATTTTGTAATACATGCAATCGATGATCCTGAAGTGGATGCCATCGAAAACGGTCGTATTTCATATACATTAAACAACCATGAACATACTTATCCGTTAGCTAACAGTATAATACAGGATTATACGATAATTGATAATGATTACCCTGTTGCAGATAATATCAATAACATAATTTTAACTTGCAATGATACTTTAATCACAGAAGGTGAATTTGGCACAGCCTGTTCAATAAAGTTAAATACTACAGTTGATTATCCTGTAAATTTCATACTTATTACGGACAATCAATTAGATGCAGGAGCTGGTTCAGATGATTCAATTCATTTTCAGCTACAGAGTACGCTTACAAGTAAAACATTTTATATTGATGCCGTTTACGACACATTGACGGAACCATTGCATACGGGAAACTTGCTAATAAAAACAACATCTGATGATGATAATTATGATGCGATTGATGATATCATACAATCATTTTCAATAACAGATAAAGTGACCGATACTACAGGAAATAATTTAATTGAAGAAAATCAGGAAATCACTGTTTGGTATATACCCGAAACTGGCATCATTAATTTAAATTATTCGTTACTTGAAAAAGATGCTGCTGCAATTTTATTCAATACTTTTGGTGAACAGGTTCAAGCAATCTCATTAACATCCTCTGAAGGCGAAGTTCAGTTCTCAGTCCAAAATTTACCTGAAGGATTTTATTTTGTAATGGTATATTCCATCAATAATAGCTTCCAATTTGGCAGAACTGTAGTTGTTTATTAGAATATTATCTCTACTGCCAGCAATCGCACATGATTGGTCAATCCGGGGGGCGACCATGAGGAGGTGAATAAATTCATGTATCGCATACTACATGGTTCGTCGGGGGACGCAACCATGAGGGGGAGGAATTAATGTGATTATTCGATGGGATTGAAATTATTAGCACTATATTTCATTCGCAACTCCGCCATCAACACATGGTTGGTCTGGGGACGCAACCATGAGGAGGAGGAATGAAAGTGATTATTCGAAGTGAGTTACAGGGTTGCTTCGTAGGTATTGCTATCGAAGAAAAAAAGTAATTGGTAAAGCACCACCTATCATTCGAAGCTCACCCATTGGTTGTGTCCCCTGACCAACCAATGGGCGCAACCATGAGGAGGAGGAATTAATGTGATTATTCGAAGTGAGTTACAGGGTTGCTTCGTAGGTATTACTATCGAAGGAAAAAAGTAAATTATTTACTCAAAATTTTACAGTATTTCTCAAGTAAGCAGGCAATGTAACCGTATATGAGAGGTATGGAAGAATTGGCACCCATTCAACATAAGAAGGTCCGGCATACATGATACCAATATCTGCTGTAAAAACTCGTTCATTGATACGCAAACCGCCTAAAAAATAAAATTCATTTTCGACAATGCCAAAAGCGTTTTCGGATATTATCCATAGGTGTTTTTTTATTCTTACCATTCCCGATAAGCTGCCATATGGATGTGTGTCATCACCGGAAATTAATCCGCCAGTAATGGTAATATTATTATTTGTATTACCGAGTCCGATATTTAAATAACTTAAAAACTGAGGTGGTAAACTTGAGCCTGCAAGTTGATAATAATTGCCTCCACCGCCGACATAAACCAATTCATCGAGTTTAAATGTGAATTTAGTATTTAGGTAATACAAATAATCATAACCATAATTTTTTTCAGGATTTACAACATTTTGAAAACCTGCACCCAATGAAATATTTTTAGTTAATCCATAATTAAAAGAATTAAAAAACAGATACGATTGTTTTACATTTATATCTCCTTTTGCTAAAGGCAAACCGCTTGGCTGAAAAAAATAATTACCGGGAAGTGGGTTTGGATACCAATGTTCTCCTTTAATTATATTAGCAGCATCAATTGGTTCAATCCAGCGAATTAAATCTTTATTTATGGTATCCTGTTTTCCGTTTAACGAAATGGCAACAATATTTTCTGAATTAATTTGAACAATATTGCCAATAATAAACTTTTTATGAAATAAATGCACTTCATATAATTGATTACTATCCACCTGACTGAACAGGTTAAATGCTGAGCCAGAAAATATTATTAGGAAGTATAGTTTTAAGGTGTTCATGGTAATGGGTTTGGATGGGAATATAAAATTAATAAATATAATCCGAATGGTCGGTCTGGGGACGCAACCATTCGGAGGAATTAATGTGATTATTCGTAGTGATTGAAATTGTTAGCACAAAATATCATTTGCAGCTCCGCCATCGACACATGGTTGGTCTGGGGACGCAACCATGTGGAGCTGCAATTATTGGGATGATTCGAAGTGAGTTACAGGGTTGCTTCGAAGGTATTGCTATCGAAGAAAAAAAGTAATTGGTAAAGCACCACCTATCATTCGAAGCTCACCCATTGGTTGTGTCCCCAGACCAACCAATGAGGACGCGGCCAGCATTCAACAAATTAACAGCAAACGATATTCACCATCATCTTCAATCGGTGCCCGATGTATACAAGGTAATGCCTGACTATTAGGATGATCCACTGCTAAGCGACAAATATGTCCCAGCGGAATTTTTTCGATTTGAGCGTTGGGTAAGGCTGCGAAATGTAAGTCGTAAAATTGTTCTGTTAAATATGTTTCGAAGGCGACTTCTGAGCCGGCAAAATTATTTTTTAGCTGTTCGCGAATTTCGGGGATAAGTATTTTTTGGATGCTTTGTGCATTGGGTAATATTTCAGTGGTTGCACCATAATAAGTGCATAAAAAAGTATCCACAGGTATTGGCGAACGGTCGATATGAAATGAATATACATCGGTTGGGAAAATATTTTCATCAGTATCTCTGTCGTATTGTTTTATAATATTTAATGTTGGCGCTGCACCATATTCGGAAAGTAATTCAAAGTCGTTTAAAATTATATTTCGTGCAAGTTCACCTGCGGCACTTAATTTAATACTGCGTAATAATTCCGGCTCAATAACGGTGATGTTTTCAGGGGAAACACATTGCTGAATTATTTCATTAAAATCACCAATGAATGCACGTTCCCAGCATACTACATTTGCGCTGCCTTTAAGTGGAGTTGTTACTAAATCGTTGAAATTGGTGCCGCGTTGGATCATTGCTATGAATACTTTTAGTTTAACGCTGTGTTATCACCGCTGTCTGTTACTTTATATTTTGCTATCGTTGAAAAACTCTTGTCAAACGAATTAATTTTTACGCATATAGACAACTCTTTTCCGGCCGGTTTGTGCGATATTGTGAAGGTATCATTTTCTTTTTTAAAATAGTGCCAATTGTCATCATCAACCAATGCGATTTCTTCTGCATAGTCGGATTGAATTTCAAATTTTATTTCACTTTGCCGAGTTAAATTTAATGCATATGGAACCTGAATCACCTTAATTGGGAATTCGTAACTATAAATTTCAACGAACTCTTTTGCTTTCCCCGACATTACATCATTATAGATGATATCCGGGTTGAAACCAAATTTGAAAAACGATACTGGTATAAATGGCATCGTTTGATATTTATCTAAGGTAATTGAACCACCTGTCAGTTGCCACTCAGGTTGTTCAGGCAGATGCGTAAAAATAAATGCTTTCGGATTTACATTAAACCAATAGGGTTCAAACTTTAAAGTGCTAACCAACTTCCCATTCTTTTGTGTCCCGGAACCGCTGCCCCAAGTTGGGTCAAACAAAAGCCATTTATTGTCAACTTTAATTGCATTCCAAGCATGATTGGTTTCGTCAATCTTTTTTCCGATGCTGTAACTGTAACCTTTTGCATAACCCACTATTTTTTCCGCTTCAAATCCTGCGGCTTCACATAATGCTTTAAAAATATTGCTATAACCCTCACAAACTGCTTTTTTGTTTACCAGAACATTATCTGCCGAATAATCGGGGTAGTTCCCAGAATTGAAAGCGTCATCGTCATAACTTACATGTGTCGCAACCCACGTAAATATCACCCTTACTTTTTCTAAGTCATTTTTTGCAGGCTTAATAAGATATGCCGCAAGTGTTTCAATGTCCTGCTCATTTTGCTTTGGGGTTTTTCTTGCATATTCGTCAAGTGACGCATAAGCGCCCGGCTTTAGTGATTTAGGGGTTTTCTTTTGGGTGGACTTTTTCTCTATTATTACAGGAGGAGTTTGGGTTTGTGTAGTCAATGTATCTGCACTTTGCTCCTCTTTTGGCAACAACTCCACCACAAAGTTTCTAAACTCCTCATTTGTGTTATAGTAATAATAAGCTCCTGCACCAACCAGCGCTAAAAAAAAGAGTATAGATATAAATCGTCTCATTGATTTTAAAATTTACAATTAAAGGGGTTGCATCTAACAGCAGACCAGGTAACAAATAAGTTTGTTATTTAGCCTCTTCAAAACTACCAAATAATTCGAAAAGGTCGAACTACTTTTTAAAAAATAACCATCCTCCCCCCTGCCTTATCATGCGTTATTAGGGATGATTCATACCTGTCCGTTCCTTTATGATATTAGCAAAGGTTTTGTAGCCCATAATATGTTCATGAATCATTACATTAGTATGAGGTGTTTCAATTTTCATTGATGAAGCTAATATCGAATGAGAAATCCGCTCAACTTCACTCCAATGAATTTTCCTTTTTTTACCAGTCCAGCTAATGACCTCAATTGTTTCGTCATCGTATATCACTTTATGATTAGTAAATAGTAACAAAGTATTAAATCCACCAAAACCGATAAGCGCACCGAATAATCCAAAAAGTATAAACTCAGTATTGTTTATGTCACTTTTGTTATCAAAAAGTAAAACATAAATAGTTAAAGCAAATAATGAAAATAGTCCTATTGAAACCAAGATGTAAATTTTTGGCATTTCAAGAATTACGTATCCACTTTTTCGCCGGTTTCGCCTTGTTTAAATAGTATGTAAGTGCTTTCGATGCAATTATGGCTATTAATCCAACAAGAATGTATCGAAACACGTCCATACTCAATGACATTTTTTAGTATTTAACATTCGGCAATCAAAGTCA
It contains:
- a CDS encoding VCBS repeat-containing protein, with the protein product MKYFFIILLTFLFKKNTSCQLVIGVDSSLHGQFSNLCITDFNGDGFKDVAGANYTGDLAMYEYYGDSSENLPFIFNSINTISKLRSADMDNDGDMDFVISGLYDKYIRWIENVDGGTSFYELSIGSWVGTGPKSLVVSDINNDGSMDIISNMGTTNLLIYKNSGATDPTFTEELIDIGASDPILINVTDIENDGDQDILYYDDTNNKIILRVNSGDGDFTMAGIPLLIATYVTALKFDDFDLDNDQDMLVGYDNFVSAEIELYENIAGVFTLKTSWAIPHDISGLTTAHFNTDSLPDILAVYNNFTLSNDEISFNESAVFINDGNLLFEPSLTPLDGVISSPYNDGILSLAISDMDLNGTDDIVFADEYLLLTAYSSDTSDVLFSSYHEAFKPRAPTQSLFTITNADSSGIVPIIIDDKLDIYSYNISGDIAVYKQAIESTGINFDNGNRAYSTIVFDMDNDGFKDDLFTSGGQMYEGSEGEFQWQVYRNLTKPLVQKYAIKTSYSCRNVFAQDINGDGYQDIVGSNGQLFFTGYDYEGFEIYEEFDAYFWLKNISGTGVFTYEALPGDYFLDEGYPIATDVDLDGDPDILVYNQTDDNVYCYYNVDGLGEFFPRSPILNIYNGQYLHPFDVDGDGIEDLVINTSGDLIKYIKHLGPNEYAAPQTICYNAKVRKPERLTFEDVNSDGFKDLLTGNETTQIYLNMDGFGFYPYPYVLPFNYVNRKITDINQNGIIEIAGIYSTNYAYAQELGEIPVYPINYFTNTDKVLDEAQLLSDTIFIKLSAIPDDTLIMTVTVISVSGLESEVMLNDGVTDIIEIFLLPDSSALDYQYFVIHAIDDPEVDAIENGRISYTLNNHEHTYPLANSIIQDYTIIDNDYPVADNINNIILTCNDTLITEGEFGTACSIKLNTTVDYPVNFILITDNQLDAGAGSDDSIHFQLQSTLTSKTFYIDAVYDTLTEPLHTGNLLIKTTSDDDNYDAIDDIIQSFSITDKVTDTTGNNLIEENQEITVWYIPETGIINLNYSLLEKDAAAILFNTFGEQVQAISLTSSEGEVQFSVQNLPEGFYFVMVYSINNSFQFGRTVVVY
- a CDS encoding T9SS type A sorting domain-containing protein; translation: MIRLNPDGSFDNTLSTDGQLSLNLSSEHNIPRAMEIQSDGKIVIGGYYMDGAFPEETDIYMELIRLNTDMTLDNSFSGDGVYKTKINGTNCRVMDLQITTSGKIVCAGYAVSNEEEVGYLLQLNSNGTNDETFGDNGVWLASDSASSNFRKLAIQDNKIYVTGELMNVYNNSSILLMCFNQEGVPDNTFGVNGLMILDNSNKDDVGFDLIIDPENHIVICGGFAVGSNIGEMIALRVIHGNIKPDIINIENPPIFVFPNPVSNLINLEISLPLNTTINVDLTDITGKVCNNLLQSAHYDRGIYTIALEIPESISPGNYFIHVTSEDYHYATMIFIK